The proteins below are encoded in one region of Pseudoduganella armeniaca:
- a CDS encoding tetratricopeptide repeat protein, with product MSAAAPSKEYLRIKALAEQGVPQAQHSLGFMYFNGDGVPQSHELAMAWYRQAANAGLAHAQYNLGVMYQKGQGVAPDFAEAARWYRLAAEQGYAAAQYNLGWLYAKGHGVPLDTEQARHWFGQAAEQGDPGAQNNLGMMYETGKGVPQDAALAVHWYRKAAVQGYARAQFNLALRCDKGDGVAQDSAQAIDWLRQAAAQGHAPAQFNLALRYDKGDGVEQDSGQAIRWYRAAAEQGHVSSQFNLGLIYDNGHGVPRDERQALDWYLRAAAQGHAAAQNNVGLRHEHGQGVPQDHVVAAEWYRKAALQGFPSAQYHLGLLYDSGHGVARDESEAIDWYRKAAEQGHLRARFELALRYETGRGVAPDLRAALAWYQRAAEQDYAPAQYNLGLLHDRDDGPAPSIDLANGWYRKAAEQGHALAQFTLALRHDNGQGVPRDFVQAFGWYRKAAQQGHARAQLNVGLMYFAGQGTAVDMAQACYWFALAERNGEAAASRYLAEARAKMGAVPALPVVVGAIE from the coding sequence ATGAGCGCTGCCGCGCCTTCGAAAGAGTATTTGCGGATCAAGGCCCTGGCCGAACAGGGCGTGCCGCAGGCCCAGCACAGCCTGGGCTTCATGTATTTCAACGGCGACGGCGTGCCGCAAAGCCATGAGCTGGCAATGGCGTGGTATCGCCAGGCCGCCAACGCGGGGCTGGCGCATGCCCAGTACAACCTGGGCGTGATGTACCAGAAGGGGCAGGGCGTCGCGCCGGATTTCGCGGAAGCGGCGCGCTGGTACCGCCTGGCGGCGGAGCAGGGCTATGCGGCGGCCCAGTACAACCTTGGCTGGCTGTACGCCAAGGGCCACGGCGTGCCGCTCGACACGGAGCAGGCGCGCCACTGGTTCGGCCAGGCGGCCGAGCAGGGCGATCCGGGCGCGCAGAACAACCTGGGCATGATGTACGAGACCGGTAAAGGTGTGCCGCAGGATGCGGCGCTGGCCGTGCACTGGTACCGCAAGGCCGCCGTGCAGGGCTATGCCCGGGCCCAGTTCAACCTGGCGCTGCGCTGCGACAAGGGCGACGGCGTCGCACAGGACAGCGCGCAGGCCATCGACTGGCTGCGCCAGGCGGCCGCACAGGGTCACGCACCCGCCCAGTTCAATCTCGCGCTGCGCTACGACAAGGGCGATGGCGTCGAACAGGACAGCGGCCAGGCCATCCGCTGGTACCGCGCGGCGGCGGAGCAGGGCCACGTCAGCTCGCAGTTCAACCTCGGTCTCATTTACGACAACGGCCACGGCGTGCCGCGTGACGAGCGCCAGGCCCTCGACTGGTACCTGCGCGCGGCCGCGCAAGGCCATGCCGCGGCGCAGAACAATGTCGGCCTGCGCCACGAGCACGGCCAGGGCGTGCCGCAGGACCACGTTGTGGCGGCCGAGTGGTACCGCAAGGCGGCGCTGCAGGGTTTCCCGTCCGCGCAATACCATCTCGGCCTGCTGTACGACAGCGGCCATGGCGTGGCGCGCGACGAGAGCGAGGCGATCGACTGGTACCGCAAGGCCGCCGAGCAGGGCCACCTGCGGGCCCGCTTCGAGCTGGCGCTGCGCTACGAGACGGGGCGCGGCGTGGCGCCGGACCTGCGCGCGGCGCTGGCCTGGTATCAGCGCGCGGCGGAACAGGACTACGCGCCCGCGCAATACAATCTGGGCCTGCTGCACGATCGCGACGATGGCCCCGCGCCCAGTATCGACCTGGCCAACGGCTGGTATCGCAAGGCCGCGGAGCAGGGCCACGCGCTGGCGCAGTTCACGCTGGCGCTGCGCCACGATAACGGCCAGGGTGTGCCACGCGATTTCGTGCAGGCGTTCGGGTGGTACCGCAAGGCCGCCCAGCAGGGCCACGCGCGCGCCCAGCTCAATGTCGGCCTGATGTATTTCGCCGGCCAGGGCACGGCCGTGGACATGGCGCAGGCCTGCTACTGGTTCGCGCTGGCCGAACGCAACGGCGAGGCGGCCGCAAGCCGCTACCTGGCCGAGGCGCGCGCAAAGATGGGCGCGGTGCCGGCGCTGCCGGTGGTCGTCGGCGCGATCGAGTGA
- a CDS encoding flagellin N-terminal helical domain-containing protein, which yields MALSINSNTNSLFAQRALTRSCADMSSVLQRLSSGLRINSARDDAAGLAISQGMTAQLRGLTQAGRNINDGISLTQTAESAIGTIGDNFQRIRELAVQAANDTNSASDRAAMQREADELIKENYRIATDTNFNGLKLLDGSFNGAVQIGHRAGDVVMLTVPALFLQTDGGGFAEPPLSLANHADATAALEYLDKQLANINVRRAHIGALQNRLTHVFENVQTMSTSLAESRSRILDTDFAADTANLTRSQILQQAGSAMLAQANSLPNQILQLLR from the coding sequence ATGGCGCTGTCGATCAACTCCAATACGAATTCGCTGTTCGCGCAACGGGCGCTGACGCGCTCCTGCGCGGACATGTCGTCCGTCCTGCAGCGCCTCTCCAGCGGCCTGCGCATCAACTCGGCGCGCGACGACGCTGCGGGCCTGGCGATCTCGCAAGGCATGACGGCGCAACTGCGCGGCCTGACGCAGGCGGGACGCAACATCAACGACGGCATTTCGCTGACGCAGACGGCGGAAAGCGCCATCGGCACCATTGGCGACAATTTCCAGCGCATCCGCGAACTGGCCGTGCAGGCGGCCAACGACACCAACAGCGCCAGCGACCGCGCGGCCATGCAGCGCGAGGCGGATGAACTGATCAAGGAGAACTACCGCATCGCCACCGACACCAATTTCAATGGCCTGAAACTGCTGGACGGCTCGTTCAACGGCGCGGTGCAGATCGGCCACCGCGCCGGCGACGTCGTCATGCTGACCGTTCCGGCGCTGTTCCTGCAGACCGACGGCGGCGGCTTTGCCGAACCGCCGCTGTCGCTGGCGAATCATGCGGATGCGACGGCGGCGCTGGAGTACCTGGACAAGCAGCTGGCCAATATCAATGTGCGGCGTGCCCACATCGGCGCGCTGCAGAACCGGCTGACGCACGTCTTCGAGAACGTGCAGACGATGTCGACCAGCCTGGCCGAATCGCGCTCGCGCATCCTCGACACCGATTTCGCCGCCGACACGGCCAACCTGACGCGCTCACAGATCCTGCAGCAGGCCGGATCGGCCATGCTGGCGCAGGCCAACTCCCTGCCGAACCAGATCCTGCAGCTGCTGCGCTAG
- a CDS encoding dienelactone hydrolase family protein: MRRPSHCRRPFRPLCALALAAGLAHGQDYQQHAIDGPLPVFAPALKARLTFPMAWTPQIKDLPAWRAAGRAKLWEATLQERDDTPFAPQVIATQDRGSYVARQVVFNLTATSRVRALLLVPKAPGPHPAALLLHDHGGRFDIGKEKLIAPWGDSARETAARTWADKYFGGRMPGDELARRGYVVLAADALGWGDRGPLTGDAQQALAANFFNLGSSLAGNMALEDLRAAAFLAALPEVDRRHVAALGFSMGALRAWQVAALSDAITAVVAVNWMATTQGLMVAGNNQLRGSSAFQMLHPGLLRYLDYPDVASLAAPKPALFFAGAADTLFPLPSVQEAYAKMARVWSAWHAADKFETRILPGGHAFPVAAQDEAYGWLDRRFGRRD; the protein is encoded by the coding sequence ATGCGCCGCCCATCCCACTGCCGCCGACCGTTCCGTCCTCTCTGCGCGCTGGCACTAGCGGCCGGCCTGGCCCATGGCCAGGACTACCAGCAGCATGCCATCGACGGCCCCCTGCCCGTCTTCGCGCCCGCGCTGAAGGCCAGGCTGACGTTTCCCATGGCATGGACGCCGCAGATAAAAGACCTGCCCGCATGGCGCGCGGCGGGCCGGGCCAAGTTGTGGGAGGCCACGCTGCAGGAACGCGACGACACGCCGTTCGCGCCGCAGGTGATCGCCACGCAGGATCGCGGCAGCTACGTGGCGCGCCAGGTGGTGTTCAACCTGACCGCCACCAGCCGCGTGCGCGCGCTGCTGCTGGTGCCGAAGGCGCCAGGACCGCATCCGGCCGCGCTACTGCTGCATGACCACGGCGGGCGCTTCGACATCGGCAAGGAAAAGCTGATCGCGCCCTGGGGCGACAGCGCCCGCGAAACCGCCGCGCGCACCTGGGCCGACAAGTATTTTGGCGGCCGCATGCCGGGCGACGAGCTGGCGCGGCGCGGCTACGTGGTGCTGGCGGCGGATGCGCTGGGCTGGGGCGACCGCGGCCCGCTGACGGGCGACGCGCAGCAGGCGCTGGCCGCCAACTTCTTCAACCTGGGCAGCTCCCTGGCCGGCAACATGGCGCTGGAAGACCTGCGCGCGGCCGCCTTCCTGGCAGCGCTGCCGGAGGTGGACCGGCGCCACGTGGCGGCGCTGGGCTTCTCGATGGGCGCGCTGCGCGCCTGGCAGGTGGCGGCGCTGTCGGACGCGATCACGGCCGTCGTCGCCGTCAACTGGATGGCGACGACGCAGGGCCTGATGGTCGCGGGGAACAACCAGCTGCGCGGCTCGTCCGCGTTCCAGATGCTGCATCCTGGCCTGCTGCGCTACCTGGACTATCCCGACGTGGCCAGCCTGGCGGCACCCAAGCCCGCACTGTTTTTCGCCGGCGCGGCCGATACGCTGTTTCCCCTGCCCAGCGTGCAGGAAGCGTACGCGAAGATGGCGCGCGTGTGGAGCGCCTGGCATGCAGCCGACAAGTTCGAGACGCGCATCCTGCCGGGCGGCCATGCCTTCCCGGTCGCGGCGCAGGACGAGGCCTACGGCTGGCTGGATCGCCGTTTCGGCCGGCGCGACTAG
- a CDS encoding TraB/GumN family protein, with translation MFKRSLTAVCLSLSLASAWAQTEVPAAVAPEAQVEPEKILVVGQRPGPGLWKVSKGDHVLWVFGTHWPLPKKMEWRSQQVETIIGQSQELLKEPGANLDFGIVRSVLLMPFMIGIDKNPDGAVLRDKVPADVHERWLALRKKYLKDDEDYERLRPVFAAGELFDEAMKQNGMTNGGEVRKRIIKLAEKNKLKITSTAIDLAVDSPVKGIREFKKAPMDDVACFTATITRLETDLDGIRNRANAWARGDIDVIRKLDYREHENTCTAAFESNAVLNEKAGLGTMPQRLRAGWMAAAEKALANNQSTFALLPLHNLLGQKSYLADLQAKGYTVEQPE, from the coding sequence ATGTTCAAGCGTTCGCTTACCGCAGTGTGCCTTTCCTTGTCCCTGGCCTCGGCCTGGGCCCAGACCGAAGTTCCGGCCGCCGTCGCGCCCGAGGCGCAGGTCGAGCCCGAGAAAATCCTGGTCGTGGGCCAGCGCCCCGGCCCGGGCCTGTGGAAGGTGTCGAAGGGCGATCACGTGCTGTGGGTGTTCGGCACCCATTGGCCGCTGCCGAAGAAGATGGAATGGCGCTCGCAGCAGGTCGAGACCATCATCGGCCAGTCGCAGGAGCTGTTGAAGGAACCCGGCGCCAACCTGGACTTCGGCATCGTCCGCTCGGTGCTGCTGATGCCGTTCATGATCGGCATCGACAAGAATCCGGACGGTGCCGTCCTGCGCGACAAGGTGCCGGCCGACGTGCACGAGCGCTGGCTGGCGCTGCGCAAGAAGTACCTGAAGGATGACGAGGACTACGAACGCCTGCGTCCCGTGTTCGCGGCCGGAGAGCTGTTCGACGAAGCGATGAAGCAGAACGGCATGACCAATGGTGGCGAGGTGCGCAAGCGGATTATCAAACTGGCCGAGAAGAACAAGCTGAAGATCACGTCCACGGCCATCGACCTGGCGGTGGACAGCCCGGTCAAGGGCATCCGTGAATTCAAGAAGGCGCCGATGGACGACGTGGCCTGCTTCACGGCCACGATCACGCGCCTGGAAACGGACCTGGACGGTATCCGCAACCGCGCCAACGCCTGGGCCAGGGGCGATATCGACGTGATCCGCAAGCTCGACTACCGCGAGCACGAAAACACCTGCACCGCCGCCTTCGAAAGCAACGCCGTGCTGAACGAAAAGGCGGGTCTCGGCACGATGCCGCAACGCCTGCGTGCCGGCTGGATGGCGGCGGCGGAAAAGGCGCTGGCCAACAACCAGTCCACGTTCGCGCTGCTGCCGCTGCATAACCTGCTGGGCCAGAAGAGTTACCTAGCCGATCTGCAGGCGAAGGGTTATACGGTGGAGCAGCCGGAGTAA
- a CDS encoding TonB-dependent receptor gives MTKVTVSGIRRGIEDAISVKREATSIVESISAEDIGKLPDVSIAESIARLPGLAAQRVAGRAQVVSIRGLSPDFATTLLNGREQVSTGDNRSVEFDQYPSELLSAVTVYKTPDAGIVGQGLSGTIDMQTVRPLAFPGRTISFNVRGEKNSLGKIANVKDRGHRVSASYIDQFANRTVGFALGVAHMESPILDHETGTYEPFDQTRISGVPAGTYVTAGVKALAKSGRLTRTGVIGVLEYRPSRQWTSTLDVFASNFKQVDTNNQFEVNLGGFNGTNNPAGFNYVTTTIVDNTLVGGTATGAYPLVRGQYNHREDSIRTAGWSNRFKFADWSLLVDANYSQAKRDETYLENNLQLQTANGGAFNDPLMTVGWQTGRFATLSGQLDYSNPAILHTGNSIYGYGKTYAPHLKDRLASLKVAATLPPPAALDAYVSGFDVGVNYSDRTKTKRQPSGLLFASGTPTIGSEFLYTPVDLGFAGAGTVPSWNVPAVIDRYFDPISYSLENNAGTISRAWDVTEKISTTFVRANLDGDIGGYSLRGNIGAQVIRTDQSSASLYADAAGVAHPIENGKTYTDVLPSVNLALGLGQGQTVRFSVAKQMARPRVDQLNAGFNFTVESGTRLPSGSGGNTQLDPWRAKAIDLSYEKYFDKKGYVALAGFYKKLDTYIYTFSETRDFSQYTAGTNAISNFGQYTTSYNGDGGMIKGAELTVSVPLDLLTPALDGFGVIASTSYTKSGIDIKEINSAIGKIELPGLSRNVSNLTLYYEKAGFSTRVSARDRSDYVGEIGNFAGDRQLRYVVGNTSVDFQVGYTFEQGPYKGLGLLLQVNNLNDAAYETYANRKDRQLEYAKYGRTFLFGLNYKF, from the coding sequence ATGACCAAGGTCACCGTGTCGGGCATCCGCCGCGGCATCGAGGATGCGATCTCGGTGAAAAGGGAGGCCACCTCAATCGTCGAATCGATCTCGGCGGAAGACATCGGCAAGCTGCCCGACGTCAGCATCGCCGAGTCCATCGCCCGCCTGCCCGGCCTGGCCGCACAGCGCGTGGCGGGCCGAGCCCAGGTGGTCAGCATCCGCGGCCTGTCGCCGGACTTCGCCACGACCCTGCTCAACGGCCGCGAGCAGGTCAGCACGGGCGACAACCGCAGCGTCGAGTTCGACCAGTACCCGTCCGAGCTGCTGAGCGCCGTCACGGTGTACAAGACGCCCGATGCCGGCATCGTCGGCCAGGGCCTGTCCGGCACCATCGACATGCAGACGGTGCGCCCGCTGGCCTTCCCGGGCCGCACCATCTCGTTCAATGTGCGCGGCGAGAAGAATTCGCTCGGCAAGATCGCCAACGTCAAGGACAGGGGCCACCGCGTCAGCGCCAGCTACATCGACCAGTTCGCGAATCGCACGGTGGGCTTCGCACTGGGCGTGGCGCACATGGAGTCGCCGATCCTGGACCACGAGACCGGCACCTACGAGCCGTTCGACCAGACCCGCATTTCCGGCGTGCCGGCCGGCACCTACGTGACCGCTGGCGTCAAGGCGCTGGCCAAGAGCGGCCGGCTGACCCGCACCGGTGTGATCGGCGTGCTGGAGTACCGGCCCAGCCGGCAGTGGACCAGCACCCTCGACGTGTTCGCGTCCAATTTCAAGCAGGTCGACACCAACAACCAGTTCGAGGTCAACCTCGGCGGCTTCAACGGCACCAACAATCCGGCCGGCTTCAATTACGTGACGACGACCATCGTCGACAACACGCTGGTCGGCGGCACCGCGACCGGCGCCTACCCGCTGGTGCGCGGCCAGTACAACCACCGCGAGGACAGCATCCGGACCGCCGGCTGGAGCAACCGCTTCAAGTTCGCTGACTGGTCGTTGCTGGTCGACGCCAACTACTCGCAGGCCAAGCGCGACGAAACCTACCTGGAGAACAACCTGCAACTGCAGACGGCGAACGGCGGCGCATTCAACGATCCGTTGATGACGGTCGGCTGGCAGACGGGCCGCTTCGCCACATTGTCAGGCCAGCTCGATTACAGCAATCCGGCCATCCTGCACACCGGGAACTCGATCTACGGCTACGGCAAGACCTACGCGCCGCACCTGAAGGACCGGCTGGCCAGCCTGAAGGTGGCGGCCACGTTGCCGCCACCGGCCGCGCTGGACGCCTACGTGTCCGGCTTCGACGTGGGCGTCAACTACAGCGACCGCACCAAGACCAAGCGCCAGCCTTCCGGCCTGCTGTTCGCCAGCGGCACGCCGACGATCGGCAGCGAGTTCCTGTACACGCCGGTGGACCTGGGCTTTGCCGGTGCCGGCACCGTGCCGTCGTGGAACGTGCCGGCCGTGATCGACCGCTACTTCGATCCGATCAGCTACAGCCTGGAAAACAACGCCGGCACCATCAGCCGCGCCTGGGACGTGACGGAAAAGATCAGCACCACCTTCGTGCGCGCGAACCTGGACGGCGACATCGGCGGCTACTCATTGCGCGGCAATATCGGCGCCCAGGTCATCCGCACCGACCAGTCGTCGGCATCGCTGTATGCGGATGCCGCCGGCGTGGCGCACCCGATCGAAAACGGCAAGACCTACACGGACGTGCTGCCCAGCGTGAACCTGGCCCTCGGCCTGGGCCAGGGCCAGACCGTGCGCTTCTCGGTCGCCAAGCAGATGGCGCGGCCGCGCGTGGACCAGCTCAATGCCGGCTTCAACTTCACGGTCGAATCGGGCACGCGCCTGCCCAGCGGCAGCGGCGGCAACACCCAGCTCGATCCGTGGCGCGCCAAGGCCATCGACCTGTCGTACGAAAAGTACTTCGACAAGAAGGGCTACGTGGCGCTGGCCGGCTTCTACAAGAAGCTCGACACCTACATCTACACGTTCTCGGAAACGCGCGACTTCTCGCAGTACACGGCCGGCACCAACGCGATTTCCAACTTCGGCCAGTACACCACCTCGTACAACGGCGACGGCGGCATGATCAAGGGCGCCGAGCTGACGGTGTCGGTCCCGCTGGACCTGCTCACGCCGGCCCTGGACGGCTTCGGCGTCATCGCCAGCACCTCGTACACGAAGAGCGGCATCGACATCAAGGAGATCAATTCGGCGATCGGCAAGATCGAGCTGCCCGGCCTGTCGCGCAACGTGTCGAACCTGACGCTCTACTACGAAAAAGCCGGCTTCTCGACCCGCGTCAGCGCGCGTGACCGTTCGGATTACGTGGGCGAGATCGGCAACTTCGCCGGCGACCGCCAGCTGCGCTACGTGGTGGGTAACACGTCGGTGGATTTCCAGGTCGGTTATACGTTCGAGCAGGGACCGTACAAGGGCCTGGGCCTGCTGCTGCAGGTGAACAACCTGAACGATGCAGCCTATGAGACCTATGCCAACCGCAAGGACCGGCAGCTGGAATACGCCAAATATGGCCGCACCTTCCTGTTTGGCCTGAACTACAAGTTCTGA